AGCGGGATTTTCTAAAAGCACTGTGGCGCCAGGCAAGGCTGTCGCGCCCACCGCACTTTTCACCGTTCCGGACAAAGTCGCTACTTGTGCGAAAACCTGAACGGCGGCTATCAGCAGGCACAGCGTAAGTAGTAATTTTTTCATGCTGGTTATTAATAAGAAGGAATGTGTTGAGTTTAGACAATCCTCTTGGGAGATGGTTTAATCCTCCATCCAAAATATCGTAAAAATAGCGAGGCGGCTGGCACAGGGGTTTAATCTACGGGCGGCGCTTGCCAGTTTCTATAGGCCGACATATTCTTAAACAGTTGCTTTATGACCCAACCCTGGAGAGGCGTTACTCCCCCCGGAGGGTCTGGCTTTCAACCATCTGTAACCAGTTGCTTATATATAGCCTGTAACTATATGAGTGTTGCTTCCGGTTTATATATGGCTTGTTAGCGGATGGGTGGCGGCGATTTGTTATGCCGAGAAAAAAGCAGTATAATTATAACAAACCCCACCAGGGGAGGTTACTTTGGAGCAGCCACCGTATAAAAAGCAACTGCACACTGAAATGTGTGCACGCTTTTTGCACTTATATAGAGGTACATCCGTTTCAGTTAAATACATCTCAACTCGCAAGCCATTGTCTGTTCTAAGCGTTATTTCAGGGTTTTACAAACGCCGGCTGTTGCAGCCTGTGCGCAACCTGCTGACGCAAGGAATGACACCGCGCAAGCTGGCCGCGACAGTGGCCCTGGGTACGGTGGCGGGCATTGTGCCAGCCTTTGGGGTGAGTTCCGCCATCAGTACCGCCATTGCCGCCCGTTTCCGACTGAACATTGCCGCCACGGTGCTGGTGGGGTACCTGGTGCATCCCCTGCAACTCCTCCTGATGATTCCCTTTATACGCACGGGCATTTTTGTCTTTGGCTTGTCAGAGCTGCACCTGTCGCTGGATGAGATGATTGCCCTGTTCCGGGCGGACTGGCTGGAGGCGCTCAACAAGCTGTGGATGGCGAACCTGGCGGGCTTTTCGGTGTGGGCGCTGGTGGCACTGCCGCTCGGCGGTTTGCTGTACCTGCTGCTGTTGCCGGTTTTCAGGAAAGTGCTGCCAAAGCCACAAGAGGTAGTAGTCTGAGAAATTAGAAAATCCCTTTAACGTTTATATATACAGCTTATATAGCTGTTGAAAAGCCAAAGGGCCAGCTTCCGCGGAAGCTGGCCCTTTGGCTTTTAAGTCTTGAATATAAACCCGGGAAAAATCAGGTCGTCTCGAGAATCTGGAACAGCTCGTCCAGTTTAGGCGTCAGGATGATTTCGGTGCGGCGGTTTTTCTGGCGGGCCTCCTTGGTTTTCGCCTCGTCGAGCGGTACGTATTTAGACCGGCCGGAAGGCGTGACACGGTGCGGGTCTACGCCGGCGTTCGCCAGGATGCGGGTAATCTCCGTGGCGCGCAGCACGCTCAGGTCCCAGTTATCCTGCATGCCCACCGTGCCCCTTGCAATCGGCACATCGTCGGTATGGCCCTCCACCAGCACGTTCACATCCTGCTGCTCCTTTAATACGGCTGCCAGTTTCTTCAGCGCGTCCACGCCTTTGGGATCCACTTTGGTGGAGCCGGAGTTGAAAAGCAACTGCTCTGCCAGCGACACATACACTTTGCCGTTGCGCACGTCAATGGTCAGGTCTTTGTCGTTGAAGCCGAGAAGGGCTTTGCTCACGCTGTTGCGCAGCTTAGCCACCGCCTGCTCTTTTTCGTCGAGCACGCGCTGCAGTTCGGCCAGGCGCTGCTCGCGCGCCTTCAGGTCGGCGTTCAGGCGCTCAATCTGCGATTTGCTCATGTTCAGGTTCTCGCCGAGCGTCTCGCCTTTTTTCAGGGCCTCGGCCAGGCTGCGCTGGTACTCTGCCTTCTCCTGTTCCAACTGCGCCCGTTCC
This window of the Pontibacter russatus genome carries:
- a CDS encoding DUF2062 domain-containing protein — its product is MRNLLTQGMTPRKLAATVALGTVAGIVPAFGVSSAISTAIAARFRLNIAATVLVGYLVHPLQLLLMIPFIRTGIFVFGLSELHLSLDEMIALFRADWLEALNKLWMANLAGFSVWALVALPLGGLLYLLLLPVFRKVLPKPQEVVV
- a CDS encoding OmpA/MotB family protein, whose amino-acid sequence is MKKNLLRVSVYLLAGSMALSSCVVSKKKYEDLLARKNALEVDKSGLEQEKATLEQQKASLEEAKAALEQERAQLEQEKAEYQRSLAEALKKGETLGENLNMSKSQIERLNADLKAREQRLAELQRVLDEKEQAVAKLRNSVSKALLGFNDKDLTIDVRNGKVYVSLAEQLLFNSGSTKVDPKGVDALKKLAAVLKEQQDVNVLVEGHTDDVPIARGTVGMQDNWDLSVLRATEITRILANAGVDPHRVTPSGRSKYVPLDEAKTKEARQKNRRTEIILTPKLDELFQILETT